GAGATCACCACCCGAAGGCAAATCTTCGCCGGGCCGCGCCCGCGGCGGCTACCGGGCGCGCGGTGCGAGCAGGCCGAGCCGCGCGCCGGTCGGGTCCATGACGACCCCGAACCGGCCGGGATCGATGTCGTCCGGCTGGATGACGACGCTCGCGCCCAGTTCGACGCTCCGCGCGACGACGGCGTCGCAGTCGGCGACCTGGAAGTAGGGGATCCAGTCGCCCGGCCACTCGTCCGGCCACGTCTCGTCCATGTGGACCATCCCGGCCACCGACCAGCCGTCGATCTTCCAGTTCGTGTAGACGAAGTGGCGGTAGTAGTGGCGGTCCACCGCCCGCCACCCGAACACCTCGCCGTAGAAGCGCCGCGACTTCTCGACCTCCCGGGAGGCCAGCTCGACCCAGCACATCGCCGACGGCTCCCCCACGACCTGCGCGCCCTCCACCTCGTACGGCTCCCAGACGGCGAAGTCCGTCCCCTGGGGGTCGAGGTACATGCCGATGCGCCCGAGATGGGCGATGTCCAGCGGCGCGACGAGCTCCCGCCCGCCCGCCGCGAGGACGCGCCGCGCGACGTCCGTCACGTCCGTGACGCGGAAGTAGCACGTCCACGACGGGGGCTGCGTCTCGTCGGCGAGCGTCTGCATCCCGGCGACCGTCGGCCCGTCGACGCCGCCGAGCGTGAACATCTCGTAGTCGTCCAGCTTGTCGACGGACAGCGTGTAGGAGTGCCAGCCGAGCAGCTCGCCGTAGAACGCCTTGGACGTCTCGGGGTC
The nucleotide sequence above comes from Actinomadura algeriensis. Encoded proteins:
- a CDS encoding VOC family protein; protein product: MPEVTRHEPGTACWLDLASPDPETSKAFYGELLGWHSYTLSVDKLDDYEMFTLGGVDGPTVAGMQTLADETQPPSWTCYFRVTDVTDVARRVLAAGGRELVAPLDIAHLGRIGMYLDPQGTDFAVWEPYEVEGAQVVGEPSAMCWVELASREVEKSRRFYGEVFGWRAVDRHYYRHFVYTNWKIDGWSVAGMVHMDETWPDEWPGDWIPYFQVADCDAVVARSVELGASVVIQPDDIDPGRFGVVMDPTGARLGLLAPRAR